The stretch of DNA TATCACTGTGATGGTCTCACTTAGGGACATGGAAATGTCTTGTCCTTCCCCATGGTATCTGCCACCTTCTGCCAGTCTGGACAGGGCTGCCATCCTCAGGGAATTGCAGGTGGGGGTGGCAAGGACTGGATCCCACCCTGATCCTGGAGTCTGAGGGCCCAGGGTTTCTCCTCTGCCACCAGAGTTGTTCTGCAACAAAAGCCCCCTCAaacagatatatatatgtatatatataactCAGCACACAGACAGAGGATGATCTCCTGTCCCAAAGCCAGCCATGTGCAGCACCTGGATAAATATAACTCAGAGCTCATTTGCAAAGCATTGGGATGGGTTGTAGCCTCTCTTGCCTCTCCAGCCCTCTTCTCCCAACACTCATCCTGCGGTAAAACTGCAGGTGATGATCTCAgaaatcttttccaacctaatgggttctgtgattctctgtcAAGAGGGTCTCGGTCCTTCCCAAGGGCAGGATCCACCTGGAGCCTCACTGGCCTTGGCAGTGCACAAAAAGTGCACAGACCCATGCATGGTCACATCccctgggcacacacacagctgccaGGCTCTGACATTTATCCCAAGCCTTTCCAAGCCCTTTGATCCTTTGCAGGTCCCAGAGCTCCCCCAAAGTACAAAGGCAGCTTTAACCCCCTTTGTGGTGGGCAGTGGCCAAGGAGGTGGTGTTGGGTCCCAGCAGAGAACATCCAGGATCAGGCCATGTCTCACTGGGAAGGGACAATGGGCTGGGATCAGGGCAGACCCCTGCAGCCTCCTTCAGCTCCAACATCTTCATCTTTACACTTCAAAGCCAGAAAACATCCTGGCCAGCCTTTTCCCCATAGGGCCATGCTGTCACCCCTGCTTGACCTTGGGACACCTACTTCTGCTTGTGCAGAGCCAAGTGCCTGCCCTAGCAgatgggcagtgctggagaatCCCCAGAGAACCAAGATGACAGGCTCCTGAGAAGCTGACGTTGGCATCACCAGActggctcagctgtgccagccccctTGGCCACAGCCTTGTGGTCAGGGGCAAATGGTTCCCTCCcaaggggctggaggggctgagCAGGACCCTTCTGTGCTTCAGAGAACGTTGGGAATATCCTTCTGGAGGGAGCTGGGTCTTGCAGGGGCAGGCATGGTGTGGTccatgctgctgccagccctgccgAGCCATGCCAACCCAGTGTGCTGTGGCAGAGCCCCTGTGAGCCTGGGCCGCTGGGACACAGGCCCCAAGCCTGCTGGGTCAGGTGTGGGGGTGCCAAGGTGTTGGGATGCCTGTGATGGAGACCCCAGCAGGCTGAGCCTGCCTGACATCTCCCCGAGGGTGGGAGGATTTGGGAACGCCAAGGTCAGCCCCTTCCAGTGGTACAAAGCCACTCctgccacagaaacaaaatcccCCCAGCACCTCGGTGGTGTGCGGGGCTTGCAAGCAACACTGCAGACCACAGGCTGGGCCACATGCAGCTCTGTCTTGtgggagaaaagcaaagaaagccCTGGTGCATGGTTCTAGAGAGCAGGGGGACCCTCCTGTCCCCCTCCatggcagagctgtcccagggcCAGAAGAAGGAGAGTAGGACAACTCAGTCTCACACCCACACCTCTCTCATGCTCGCTCGTGGCCCCTCTCCCCATCAATGTGTTCTTGTTGCTCCAGCCCACTCGACCAGCTGGAATGCTCACCCTGGCCCTGCCACCCCAGCATGCCCTTTATGCCCtggctcctctcctcctgcattGCTGCTGCAAAGTGACACCCGACAGACGGGAACAAGTGGTGTTGTGACACAAATGCCACCCTGGtactgctgccctggctgctcctgcttgcTGACCTGACCTTACAGAGGGAAAGGCAGTGCTGCCCTGCTTTGCCCGAATTCATGCTTCCCCCAGGCGCTCACACAGAgcttccctgcctccctgtgACTCCCGTGGCTTGCCCAGGCCTGGAAGAAAGTGGTCCTTGGCTCCTTTCATGGCCTAGACCAAAGGATGGGTCACTGCCCACCCTGTaggatggagcagcaggactggcaGTGCCTGCAGCCGATCTGGCAGTGCAGAGCCGGGAGCAGGATTGGCAGAGGTTTCCAGGTGTtgcccaggagaggctgggcaggagcactGGTGTGGCTGGCTGTGGGCAAGCAGGCTGGTGTGTGCCTCCTCTCCCCACGCGGTGCCAGGCAGGTCCCACTTGGATCATGGCTGGCACAAGAGCTGCCACCCTGCAGATCTCCTCCCACACCACTGGCTCCCCCCAGCTCATCCCCCAGCAGAGGGATGGCAAAGACCTTTCTGCTCACTTCTTTGTCACCTGCGGGGAGAAGGTGTGCACAGCCAGGATGGGGGCAGCTGTCCTCCCTACCCTTCCACGTGGGATTGGTGCCTTGGCCCTGCTGAGTCCTCCTTGGAAAGCAGTTTGTGATGCTGTGTGTGAGGACATGCACAGGGTCCTGTGTCCTCCTAGGACAGCAGGGCTTTCTGCAGGAGCATGAGGCAACTGGTCCAGAGCGTGTTTTCCTTGTGCATCCCTAACAACATCCCTGCTGTGAGCAAAGCGTGTGGAGAGCCTGGCAGGGACCACCCAGCCAGAGAGGCCCCCCAGAGACAGGCTGGACCTGCTGAAATGTGTGCTGGCTGAGAAGCACTCATCTGACCCTGAGCTGTCTCCAGCCAGCCTCAGAGCCAGACTCAACTCTGGGTTTAGCATCTTGGGGATCCCGTGCTGTCCTGGATGTCAGCCACACCTGAGGATGTATATCCACACaaccttcccctcctcctgtgTTGCTGTAGGAACACAGCAGCCAAAACAGTGGGCACCAAATGGTTTGGGTTcccaggtgccagcagcagggtgcCCTTATCAGGCATGTTATCGGGGTGTTCCTCTGGCACCCACAATCCTCCTCTGTGTATGCTATCTCCTCTTGGATGTGTTGGCTCATTCCCCAGAAGGAGAAAGTTCAGGCTGCAGCAAAACAACTGCAAACACAGGTGTGGGCACACCTGGCTCCAGTGCCTGGGGCCGTGCACCCCCATGCTGTGTCACCTAGGGGTGACGGGGGATCACCCAGGCAGCCTCCAGACCAAGGTGTCTGGACACTGGGTGTGACAGAGGGACAAAGCTTTGCACACACCAGAGCACGGCCTGTCACAAACACAACGTGCGGAGCCTCTTGGACACCACAGGGCATGGAAGACAGGCAGCAAGGAATGCAAGGGACACTGACAGGGCGAAATCCTTGACCCCTGGCATCTCTGCTCACTCCCTACCTCACCAGAAGCACCacaggtcctgctgcagcaggggtgAGCTCGAAAGCAGCCCGCTGTGCCCATGTCAGTGGCCTCTGGCCCACAGGCACTGTCACCGACTGCCCCGGCGAGCAGCCCAGGTGCTCGGCCCtgaccccagccctggcagcccgTGCTGGGGACAGCGTCTCGCTTCCCCCTTCACCCgcagtgctgcagcctccccGGGAGGAGGGGAACCTCTCGCTCCTGTTCCTTCTCAGCCGGGCAGGTTCACTGCTCCCCGTTCGGGCCAGGTACGGGAGCCTTGGcggctgtcccagctcctccctgcccacctgAGCGGCAGCTCGGCGTTATGTAAGCGCAGGAAGAGCGGCTCCCTCCCAGCGCATTCTCCCGGCGTCAGACGCTGCTGGCGAGGGGGCGGCTCTCCCGCGTGGGGCAGCCACGTGTGAGCCCACCCGGCCCCAGCGCCCACGGCACCTGCCGAGGGCACGGCCAGAGGGGCTCTGAACGCCAGCCCCACAGCCGCTGCCTGCCGGGCATCTGCCCCCGATGGGCCACAGGTCCCCTCCGGCCGCTCGGAGCGTGTGCGTCCCACCCGGCGGCCTCGGGCACCTGCGGCACTACTGGCCCAGCTCCAGACCGATCTGGGAGACCCAGACCTGCTAGCCCCCGTACAGGCTGCTCCCCCACAGGGTGTCACCGGCTCCCTCTGTCACCAGAGCCAGCCCCACACAGCGCCAGTGCAGGACCTGAGACAGCTCTGTCCACTGCTCGCCTCTGGGGCTCACCTGGTCAGGGCTGGGGAGCCTGCACGGCGGGAGCCCCTGGGACCTCCTGTGCAGGCTCCTCTGTCCTcactgctggaggagggagcagggcagagcccgCGGTCCTGCCTCCCCAGTCGGCCGgggaagggatgggagcagCCCCCAGGACGCTCGGCTGTGGGGGCACGGGgagcctgcccagagcagctcgggcagggcagagccacTTCCCAGGGACCGCTCCGGGCCAAGCCTGTGTCCACTCCGGGAGGGCCTGGGGGGCTGCAGaaagggcaggagctggcactgggacTCTCGGGCTCCCTACCCATGCTCTTAAATGACGCTCAAGATGGCTTTcgaggcagcacagctgcttcccaaggaacCTGCTGTGCTCTCCACGCAGGATGGGGCCGATGCCCGTCCGTCGCTGGACACTATCCATGCCCCTGCGGGCACTGTCTGTGTGGACAGAGGTAGCCAGAGAGATGAGCACAGGGTCCAGCGGCCAAGACACACAGCTGGGGGCTGTTGTCACTGCCCGGCAGACACAGGGCACCGCGAGACGGGCACGGCGGGCACGGCGGAGCAGAACCACCGGGACCCGCACCCAGGGATGGGTTGGCACCACGTACGGACTCCGTGCCAGACGCGGCCTCTCCCCACCCAGATCCCACCGCCGCTGACACCCCCCAGCCCCGAGGTCACACAAGTTCTTCTCTCTTGCCAGCCCCACATCGCTGCCAGCTCCGAGTCCGCTGTCCCGGGGCACCCGGCCCCGGCAGCTCGCAGGCTCCCGGCGGTGACACCCACctgtggaagaggaggaggatggagagcagggTCTGGTCGATGTTCCTGTTGCAGATGCCCTGATTGAAGAGGTAGCAGGGGTCCCGCACGACGGGCTCCAGCGAGTCCTGGCGCATGATGGAGCTCAGCTTGTCGGTGTTGAGGTTCTGTCGGACCAGCTGCTCCCGCAGCTGCCGGAAGCTGCTCACGGTGGGGCTGCCCGGGTTGTTGTTCTCGCCCCCGGCCCCCTCCTCCAGCCCGCTCCGGTTGGCCAggtccaggcagcagctgcagcagtccAGCCCCACGGGCGACCGGCACTCCTCCGCGGGCGACGAGGACATCCCGGGTGTCCCCGCGCCCGGCCAcggcggcggcgccggggccgctcccggggCCGCGGNNNNNNNNNNNNNNNNNNNNNNNNNNNNNNNNNNNNNNNNNNNNNNNNNNNNNNNNNNNNNNNNNNNNNNNNNNNNNNNNNNNNNNNNNNNNNNNNNNNNNNNNNNNNNNNNNNNNNNNNNNNNNNNNNNNNNNNNNNNNNNNNNNNNNNNNNNNNNNNNNNNNNNNNNNNNNNNNNNNNNNNNNNNNNNNNNNNNNNNNNNNNNNNNNNNNNNNNNNNNNNNNNNNNNNNNNNNNNNNNNNNCCTCCGCTCCGCTCCTCTCCTCCCCGCTCCGCCCCAGCCCGACCCCTCTCCTCGCCGCTCCCCCACCCCGCTCCGCCGTTCCCCGGCAGCGCGCCCACACCGCGCTTGGGTCCGGGAGAAGTTGGCGAATTGTACCGTGGAGTGACAAAGGGCCACTGTGCCCCTTTCCCGGTGGGGACCCTCGCCCCGCCCTGTGCTTTCCGGGGGTGGCGTGGGGGCtcaggaggctggagctgcccgCGGCATCACTCCCTGAAATTGGCGCGGGCAGCCCGCGTGGCTCCGGAGACGgggcaggaaagaggaaaaagaggacGAAAGTTCCCAGGATGGCGGGGGGGAAAGCCAGGAAGGACCTGGCTCCACTGCTGGGATGGGTGGAAGGCACGAAGCCTGGGGGTTATGGATGTTGGGCACGTTGATGCTCGCGGCAGGTGCCTGGGGCTCGAGAATACGCGAGGGAAAACGGGGATTTCTCGGAGCGGGAGGAGTGGCTTCCCTAGTACTGTTGCATCTCAGGGTGAACATTTCTGCCACCACTGACCAGCACTGGGGGCTAGTAAAGAGTGGTTGGGGCACATGGGTGCTGtcctggtggggctggggcatGGGACCACACCTCAGAGAGGTGGGGACGACTGGCCCGGGACCCTCGGCATGAGATTCGGGAAGGTGACAAGGTCCCGACTTCAAAGCACACGCAGAGATGGGGTGAGAGGGggccacagggctgggctgccgTCGCTGCCGGTCAgtgagccccaggagcagcccgGGGAGCCCTCACCCTTCAGAGAGATGAAGAAGCgggagctgctgaggaaggGCTGGGCAAGGTCCAAGGAAGTAGAGCTGCCGAGGAGAGGAGCGggcaggctgggcaggcaggaccTGCGGGCGGCTCTGTACAACGGGTTTGCAAAAAGGGCcgctggaaggagctgcaggaagcagcgATCCGAGGATTGCAGCATGTTTGAAGGGCGCGAGATTGATAAGAGATAAACAGGGTCAAAATCTGGCCGGGCAAAGCCAGCAGAGCGcaggaacagcagagctgccGGTGGCAGTGCCCGCCGGGGGTGGTAACGGGGTAGCTGCTGCCACTGAAGGAGCGGCAGGGGTGCCCGACAAACATTCCTGTTCCCTGTTTAGCGTGAAGAAGGAAGATGCATCCCATGAGGATGAAGCGGTTTCCAGGCCATTAGCAACCAGGGGACTCATGAGTCCCAGATCCAGCACAGACCCACAGCTGGGAGAGTGGCCACAGTGACCTCGGGCAGCGCTTCCCAAGGCAGGCCCCACCGGCCCTGGGGACCGGCAGGATGTGGCTCCCGGTGGGGGTGGCACCAGCCTGGGGTACAAATGTGGGCAGGGAGAACTGTCAGCCCTGGGATGATGCTGGAAACAGGTGAATTCCTGAAGCAAGGGCGACCCACAGGCTTCCCCAGGAGCGTCCCCTCCTTCTACGCACTGGTGGATGTTGAGGGCTGTCTGAGGTGCTTCCTCAGCCCTTCTTGTGGgcaaagagggagggagggaaattGAGCCTTACCCATCTGCTCTGTGGCAAGGGCTAGTGAGGGGGGTCCATGGTGGCCCCGCTGTTGCCAGGAGCCACGGAAACAGGAGGGCGCTGA from Parus major isolate Abel chromosome 4A, Parus_major1.1, whole genome shotgun sequence encodes:
- the TSC22D3 gene encoding TSC22 domain family protein 3 isoform X1; its protein translation is MSSSPAEECRSPVGLDCCSCCLDLANRSGLEEGAGGENNNPGSPTVSSFRQLREQLVRQNLNTDKLSSIMRQDSLEPVVRDPCYLFNQGICNRNIDQTLLSILLLFHSASGASVVAIDNKIEQAMDLVKNHLMYAVREEVEVLKEQIKELLEKNSQLERENSLLKTLASPEQLEKFQSRLPAEVLCPEEQSPGVAAPAQRSGGSAV